ACGGAACCTTCGCCTATTCCTTTGATGAGGCATGTATCTTTCGGTGTGAAACGTGTATCTGGGGTGATTACTCCGACTTTAATCACATTTATATTCGCGCCCGTATCTATTAGTAACTTCGCGGATTTTCCACGAACTTGCTTGGACTCTATGGTAATTATTGGTGAgccgaaaaatattctcctGTCGAGTTCGGACGCTCCTCCCCGGTTCGGGCCGTCTACGCTTCCACGCGACGATCCCGTGATTCGTTTAAATCTTCGGGATAGCAATTTTGTTCTATTTCGTTTTACAGTGCGGTGCTCACGTGCGCGTATCTACCGCGATGGTGATTTGATTGCCTGTGGCCCGGCTGATTTTGGAAGTTACTATTGTACTGCTGACGATTCGGTGTATTATGTCTGAAATTTGACCGGTTGTAGATTCGATCATCGGTTCTGCCAGCGGGTTGATTCGATTGACCACTGACTCTCGGGTGGTCATTTGATCGTGCGACATCAGATGCGCGGTTAGGTTGATCGCGTCGCCCGTCGTGTTGATCGTATTGAGTATCTTGGGAGTTACGATTGAAAGGATAGTGTCGAAGATCCTGCTGGTTCTGAAAATTCCGCGTACGGCACTCGCTGTACATGTGTCCGTTTATTCTACAGAACGTGCAGTACTTATTGTTACGTTCTCTTGACATGCAAATATCAATGATATGGCCTGATTTCTTACAATAGTTACAGTGAAGTCTGTTTCCAGCCTCGGGtctatgattatttttagggTATTCCCTATTTCTATTGTCAGTTATGGTATCATGATTGGTATCCTGTCTGACCTTTTGTATGTGTTACTAGACGGACATACGGTTGCTGGGAACTTCTCTGAAATCCCGCTCGCGCAGGCTCGTTAAAGAATCGCCAATGAGGAAATGACCGGGAGTGTGGACCAGGGGGTCATTGGAATCAGAAGAGATTGGGGTTAATGGACGTGAATTTAAGATCGCTTCTATTTCTATCGCTAAAGTGTTGAATTCCTCGAAAGTGAATAAAAGGTCTGCACCTGCGGTGCGTTTGAGGTGTAATTTGAAAGATTTGACTGCGGCTTCCCACAGCCCGCCAAAATTTGGTGATAGCGGCGGTATGAAGTGCCATTGGATGCCCTTGGTGGATagaaaattctcgattttGTGTTGCTGGTCAGCTTCGCGCAAAATCTTAACGAATTCGCGAAGTTCGTTGTTTGCTCCCACGAAGTTCGTGCCGTTGTCAGAGTAAATGTCGGTGCACAGACCACGTTGGCCGATGAATCGTCGCAGGGCTGCGATAAATCCGTCACTTGTGAGATCGCTGACGACTTCTAGGTGTGTGGCCTTTACCGACAGGCATACGAACACAGCGACATATACCTTGATTTTGTTGCGATTGcggtattttttctccttgagGTAAAACAGACCGCAGTAGTCTACTCCGACGTGTTCGAAGGATCGTGTTTCGGTAACTCGAGATTTTGGTAAGTTTCCCATGACCCAGCTTCCTAATGGGGGGTTTGTTCTGATGCAGGTGATGCATggtttgattattttccaaGCTTGGCTACGACCGTCCAATGGCCAATAGCGTCGACGGATTGCGTAGAGCGTGGCTTGGACTCCAGCGTGAAGATGAGTTTGATGCTCGTTTTGAATCATGAGCGTGGTGACGCGATTGTTCTTGGGCAGAATAATGGGGTGTTTTGCGGAAAATGGTAAAGATGAGTTTTGAAGTCTGCCGCCCACTCGCAAGATTCCATCTTCGTCTACAGATGGATTTAAACGCGCGAGCTTGCGTTCGACTCCCAGGGATCTCCCCCCAATGAGGCCTTTAATTTCTTCAGCGAAGACCTCCGTTTGTGTCAGTTTAATAATGGTTCTCAATGCGAATCGTAATTCGGAAACCTTGAGGAAGCCCTGgtttcttggttttttcaaGAAGCGTAGGCAGTATGCGATTACTCGCTGCAATTTCGTGATGGACGAGTACCGCTTGAGTATTCCCAATTCTGTTTGATTTGTTGTGACGAGACAGCTCGCTTGTCGTTGCTCTGGTAGCTCCTCGAGTTGCGGAAGGTCAGTGGTTGGCCAGCTTCGTTCCTCTTGACTAAGCCACGACGGACCGTTGCGCCAGTGAGAAGGTTGTATGAATTCCTCGGGTGCTTGCCCGTGAGATGCAAGGTCTGCAGGGTTGTCGTGTGTACGGACATGATGCCAGTCTGTGCTGCTGGTCTTCCCTTGAATTTCCGAAACCCTATTAGCGACGAATGTTTTCAGTTGGTGTGGTGGTGTGTTGATCCAATGGAGCACGATTGTGAAATCGGTCCAGAGGCGAGTttggtgaaatttcatttggaTTTCTCGTTTTACTCTGGTCGCCAGAGAAGCCAAGAGTAATGCTCCACATAATTCAAGCCTAGGGATGGTGATTGTTTTAAGTGGTGCTACTCGTGATTTGGCGCAGAGTAATTCAGTATGAATTTCTCCTTTGTCGTCGATGGTTCTGAGGTGAACACAGGCTCCATAGGCTTTTTCGCTGGCATCGCAAAACCCATGGAGTTGAATTTCCCGGGCGTCGGTCGGGACGACCGCCCGTTTGAACGTGAGGTTGTTTATGACTTGAAGCTGTCGGTAGTAATCTGACCATTCCGTGTGAAGACTGGTAGGTAGCGATTCGTCCCAATCTAGCTTCAGACTCCATAAACGTTGCATAATGATTTTAGCGGTGACGATGACTGGAGCTGAAAGACCCAAAGGGTGAAATATCTTCGCTGTTTCGGACAGAATGAAACGTTTTGTGATTTGAGATGAAATGTTAGATGCATTGAATGTGTAGACGATCGAGTCTGTACTGGAATTCCAGTATACCCCGAGAGTTTTTAATGTGGCTGGCTCTCCGAGGCTCAGGTGTAGATTTACGCCTTCTCTGGGAATTTCTTCCAGGATTTTGGCATCGCTTGCTGCCCATTGGCCAATGTTGAACCCACCGCACCTTAGTAGTTGTGAGATTTCCTTTTGCAAGCAGATGGCTTCTCTTATCGTCGGAGCTCCAGTTAGGACGTCGTCGACATAAAAATCCTCCTTGAGGACCCTTGTCGCTTTAGGGAATCGGTGTTTCTCGTCTTTTTCGAGCTGATGTAAAGTGCGAATTGCTAAATATGGCGCAGCGGATAATCCGAAAGTGACCGTGTGGAGTTCGTAAGTTCGTATGGCAACAGTCGATGATCGCCATAGTATTCGTTGATATTTTCTGTTCTGTGGTCGGACGATGACTTGACGGTAAATTTTCTCGATGTCCCCAGTCAGAACGTAGGCGTGTTTTCGGAAGCGAATCAACAGGACGAATATGTCTGGTTGGATAGTAGACCCGACCAGAAGAGTGTCGTTCAGTGATATTCCCGTGTTAGTTTCGGCCGATCCGTCAAAGACTACTCGTACCTTGGTTGTGAGGCTGCTCTCCTTCATGACCGCGTGATGTGGCAGGTAAAAACCCGGTTCTCCTGTTGTTGAATTGTCGTCAATTGCGGTCATGTGTCCGAGGGTCAGGTGCTCTTGCAAAACTGCGTGGTATCGCTGCTTAAGATCCGGATCTCGGTCAAGTTTACGCTCCAGTGCAATTAACCGCTTGTGGGCCCCAGGTTTTGATTCCCCTAGATTCTTGATTTTGTCATTGAATGGTAATGCTACGACGTAACGCCCTTGCTTGTTTCACGTGGTGTGTTGGTCGTAGTGTTCTGCACATTTCACCTCTCCTTCGGTGCGATGTCTTGTGGGAGGCCCTTCCTCGAGCTCCCAGAATTTTGTCAAGTCAAAATTTGGAACGTTGACAGTGGCGTGACACGTGCTCCTTATTGTTGGTCGAGTGAGGGGTGCGTTTCCACCAATAACCCAGCCCAACCCTGTCTTTTGTAAGTAGAGATCGGGACCCTCAGGTGTCGATAGATTCAGCTGACCGATGGACAATAAAGACAAGGTGATACCTGCGCCCAAGAGTAAGTCGACCGGGGCAGGTATATGAAAGTGCGGGTCGGCTAATTTCAGATTGGGCGGAATTTTGATAGCGTCACGATTTATTGGATGATGTGGTACGGTTTGCGATATGTGTGGCACTACGAGGAAGGTGAGTGTTCGCTCGTAGCCATTGATCGGCGATCTTATAGTCGCCATAACTAGATTTGTCGCGAGCGTGGTTAGTGCGTTGACTGCACCAATAGATATTGAACAGGTAGTTTTCTTGAGACGCAAGACCCTTGCAAAAGCCTCGGTCATGAAGTTTGTTGTCGAACAAGTATCTAGTAGACTTCGGCAACGAATAGGTTGGTGATTATTGTTTAATACGTTGACGATCGCGGTGACCATGATATCGCTGGTCGCTGAATTGACCACGAGAGCAATGGCGTTGGGTGTGTATGTTGGAGAGTCTACTCGGCTTAGTCATGCCCTTGTTGGGGGTATATTTCCTTGTTGTGCCTGGCTGGTGGTCGGGATGGCTTCAGTGGCCGGTTCCTGACTACCTGGAGGTTTGTGTAGGAAGGTGTGATGACGTTTCTCGCAGATTCGGCATGGGATTGACTGACAGCCTTTGACCGCGTGACCTTTTCCGAGACAGTTGACGCAAAGTTTTGCCTTGTTAATCGCCTTCTGTTTCTCTTCTATCGATAAGGTACGGAAGCGGCTGCACGCGTAGATGCGATGTTCCTCGTTACAAAATGGACACGACGCAGTATTTGTAGTTGCAAACGCTTGAGCTTGGGGTAGATTTTGGGGAGTCCTCCCTCTCTTGTTCTGAAATTCTACAGGTTTCTGTGCCATACTCTTATGTCCGTTAGTAACTGCCCCATTGTGGGTAACAAAATCAGAGCAATTTGCTCGTTTCTCTAGAAACTCTAGCAGACTTCTGTAGGAAGGCATCTTATCGTCCTCTAGGGTTAGTTCCCATTGCCACGCGCTATTTTGGCTGACCTGTGATAGGATCAGGTGTATTAATGGAATGTCCCAGTTGGAGACTAAAGCCTTCAGATTTTCGAGGGCTTGCGTGTGTTGATATACGGTGTCGACAAGGCTGTTGAGTGCAGACGGTGTGTCCTTCTGCAATCGAGGATAATCGTGCAGGATGGCCCAGTGACGACGAAGAATTTTACGCTCACact
The sequence above is a segment of the Athalia rosae chromosome 5, iyAthRosa1.1, whole genome shotgun sequence genome. Coding sequences within it:
- the LOC125501082 gene encoding uncharacterized protein LOC125501082 — encoded protein: MNAIEPLRRRRGAIQASITNFTKILEKWVQNPDTRDPDYLHASFESMQQSFDKFNDIQNKIEDLDQTECSKRTEMVEKYNRAVAKSRKLLREHNNHPSSNLATPNQTSRATTPGSANPTISVAIALPKFDGSTENWASFYDIFSSPIDQNDNLTPVRKLQYLRLSLTNRAASAIQCLETTDFNYAVALAILKKKFECERKILRRHWAILHDYPRLQKDTPSALNSLVDTVYQHTQALENLKALVSNWDIPLIHLILSQVSQNSAWQWELTLEDDKMPSYRSLLEFLEKRANCSDFVTHNGAVTNGHKSMAQKPVEFQNKRGRTPQNLPQAQAFATTNTASCPFCNEEHRIYACSRFRTLSIEEKQKAINKAKLCVNCLGKGHAVKGCQSIPCRICEKRHHTFLHKPPGSQEPATEAIPTTSQAQQGNIPPTRA